The Mauremys reevesii isolate NIE-2019 linkage group 1, ASM1616193v1, whole genome shotgun sequence genome has a segment encoding these proteins:
- the CCDC89 gene encoding coiled-coil domain-containing protein 89 → MPQDEKDPEMSCPTNDPKEAELETKGDMGDLYEALEKLHGLSDGEKGEKALLRSRLHEQSQLICILKKRADDTLMRCKALESLNMELEELRMEDSVRLESQTRRAQQLEERFMDLAANHEDMIRFKDEYKQQNMLLREENKRLRQENQTLFSQALKEKEAEVLQLTSQGKRLSQEADSLKQRCAQESHRAQEREKELLEAQSQQASVHAQETDLLRSQLQSLEEKHCQIVAQLEQAERQQKAEGSELQAKLERVSREKEELLHLAMERGKTLQEKQREIQQLEKKLETAERARLTVEERFVREVAAVDSNLRVQELQRRVEGSEQAYSELWMQFDAYKKHSMDLLTKEKELNNKLRHFMS, encoded by the coding sequence ATGCCTCAGGATGAGAAGGACCCCGAGATGTCCTGCCCCACAAATGATCCAAAGGAGGCTGAATTAGAAACAAAAGGAGACATGGGAGATCTGTATGAGGCCCTGGAGAAACTCCATGGGCTCTctgatggggagaagggggagaaagCTCTGCTACGCTCACGCCTTCATGAGCAGTCTCAGCTCATCTGCATATTGAAGAAGCGAGCGGATGATACCCTAATGCGCTGCAAGGCACTGGAGAGTCTCAACATGGAGCTGGAGGAGTTGAGGATGGAGGATAGTGTGAGGCTTGAAAGTCAGACCCGCCGGGCCCAGCAGCTGGAGGAGCGCTTTATGGACCTGGCTGCCAACCATGAGGACATGATCCGCTTCAAGGATGAGTACAAGCAGCAGAACATGCTGCTGAGGGAGGAAAATAAGCGCCTGAGGCAGGAAAACCAAAcccttttcagccaggctctgaaGGAGAAGGAGGCTGAGGTCCTCCAACTCACTTCCCAGGGGAAGAGGCTCTCTCAGGAGGCAGATTCCTTAAAGCAGAGATGTGCTCAAGAGAGCCACAGAGCCCAGGAGCGAGAGAAGGAGCTACTGGAAGCTCAGAGCCAACAAGCCAGTGTCCATGCCCAGGAAACTGATTTACTGAGAAGCCAGCTGCAAAGTCTGGAGGAGAAGCATTGCCAAATAGTTGCACAGCTGGAGCAGGCAGAAAGGCAGCAAAAGGCTGAGGGCAGCGAGCTGCAAGCCAAGTTGGAGAGGGTGAGCCGTGAGAAAGAGGAGCTGCTGCATCTGGCTATGGAGAGGGGCAAGACACTGCAGGAGAAGCAACGGGAAATTCAGCAGCTGGAGAAGAAACTGGAGACTGCAGAGAGGGCCAGGCTGACAGTAGAGGAGCGCTTTGTGAGAGAGGTAGCAGCAGTGGACAGCAACTTAAGGGTCCAAGAGCTGCAGCGACGTGTGGAGGGAAGTGAGCAAGCATACAGTGAGCTCTGGATGCAGTTTGATGCTTACAAGAAACACAGCATGGACTTACTAACTAAAGAAAAAGAGCTGAATAACAAACTCCGTCATTTCATGTCATAA